A segment of the Melopsittacus undulatus isolate bMelUnd1 chromosome 13, bMelUnd1.mat.Z, whole genome shotgun sequence genome:
CTGCTTTGGTTCAGTGCTAACGCACCAGTATGAGCCCGCTGTTTGAATAAGACACCTTAGTGCATCCTGGCTCCCCGTGGCTGCAGTTTGATCCTCAGTGTGCACTAAGCTTGGTTTAAAGGTGGGGCATTATTTTGCAACTCCTGTCAGTACATTCATAAGCTCCAAAGATAGTCCCAAGGTGGCATCTGATATGATCGCTAGCAAAACAAGTTGTCTGTTATGTAAAGATCAAATGCTGTGTTAGGAAAAGATCTGACAAGCGCCTCCTTGTTTTCCATAGGAAGTGTTGCCCTCCGGAAACTTATTAATTATTTGCTTGTTATGATGTGTGCCATCCCTCCGCTTGCCACAGAATCCGCACAGCCAATGCATGTAGAGCGTGAGCGGGTTTGTTCTTGTCCAAAACCAGAGCTCTGTTCCCTTTTCCACTTGTTACTTCAATGGCTTTTGGTGTAGAATGTGCTTTCCTGTAGGTTGTAAATGTTCTCACCGTGTCCGAGCGAGCACCCATTGATAGAATTTAAGTGTGAATGTTTGGTTTTAGGCACATGAAGCCTCACATCACcaacagcaggcagcacagaacAGTTTGTTGCCTctcctgagctctgctgttGAGCCACCCGATCAGAAGCCGATTCTGCCCTTACCAATAACGCAGAAACCTCAGCCTGCACCAGAAACATTAAAGGATGCTATTGTTgggattaaaaaggaaaaacctaaAACCTCCTTTGTGTGCACTTACTGCAGCAAAGCATTCAGGGACAGCTACCATTTGAGGCGTCACGAGTCCTGCCACACAGGGATAAAGTTAGTGTCACGGCCAAAGAAAACTCCCACCACAATGGTGCCCCTTATCTCCACCATCGCTGGTGACAACAGCCGAAGTTCACTGGTGTCGACTATCGCAGGCATCCTGTCCACAGTCACTACGTCTTCCTCTGCCACCAACCCCAGCAGTAGTGCCGGCGCGACGGCCATGGCAGTGACTCAGACCACCAAGAAGCCCAGCAAGCCCGTAAAGAAGAACCACGCCTGTGAGATGTGTGGGAAGGCCTTCAGGGATGTCTACCACCTCAACCGGCACAAGCTGTCCCACTCAGATGAAAAACCCTTTGAATGTCCCATTTGCAATCAGCGCTTCAAGAGGAAGGATCGCATGACCTACCACGTGAGGTCCCACGAAGGTGGCATCACGAAACCCTACACCTGTGGTGTTTGTGGAAAAGGCTTCTCGAGGTACCATGTAGAAAATCCCAGGCGAGCTCAAGTATTGGCTTTTCATAACCAAGAAGGGTTAAGCTTTCATAGCGAGGGGCTAGGAGAACCAGACATCTTAGAAGATTGGTGAGGGGATAAAGAGCCTTGTTTACCTCTAGGGTGTGGGTCTTGCTCCGAGCCAAAAGCACTCGTTCTTTTGTGGGagtgttttaaaacaatctTGTGACCTCATCCATGTCCACAGGACACGTGTCCATGTCACTGATGGGTGTCATGGAGCCCCTTGACCAAGCCTTTGCAAAGCCTGGATGGGGCATAGCAGGCAAACTGCCTCCTTGTCTGGTAGCAGGGTTGAGGTGGACTGACAGAGCAGTGCAGGGGAGCTTGCATTGCTGCTGGCTGTATTTACACCTGTGCTTGTGACAGAGAACAAGCTTCAACCCTTAGAGCCGTTGCTCTGTCACCTTTACACAGGGTACAAGCAAACGTACCATTTTCAGGTGTGTTAAGAGGAACGTGGTTAAGTTTTAAACAGCAGGTTGGGTCTCAGCGTACCCGTGTGTTCCTCTGGCTGCAAGGCATTGTGTAGGTGAGGGGATGTATTTATCCGTGCTGTGCAGAGGGGGTGGGCTGCAAGGGGTCACCAGCAGTGTTCAGCACCGCTAGCCACCGTGTCCTTACTATGTATTTGTAACAGTATGCATTCTCTTCTCTGTTCCTCTCTTGTTTGCAGGCCTGATCATTTAAGCTGTCACGTTAAACATGTTCACTCAACAGAGAGACCCTTCAAATGCCAAGTAAGGGCTAAAGTGATTTGTTAAGAACAATGCCTTATTGTAACCTTAGCATCTCAGGTGAATAATCTTTCCAGAACTGTATTTGCTCCTGGACTGTTCGTTGACAAGGAAGTTTAGGAATAAAGTTACATCTGCCTTACATACCAGCAGCACTATAGTTCTGATGGAAGTCTAGAGGCAGTTTAAAAGGATGCTGCGGCTGCTTTTTAGGGAAGATGAGaggctttttgctttcttggaGAACATCATAGGTGCTCTGTTTTAAGATATGCTTAACTTAGGTGGTAGGATTGTAACAGCATCCTCAGCTCAGTGCTGATTACTGGAGTCATGTGTGCAGTGTGTTTCTCAGTATGTTTCAATTACATGTGTTCCTCACTATATCCATGAAAAATGGGTTGGAATAGTTGGTTCTGGGTCCGTTACTTTGCTGGGAGGTGAAAGCAACTTGGTGTAAGTTGATGACTGAGTCTAAGAGAAGAAAACTTGACTGCCCTGGAACAATTAACTGTTTTGCTTGGAATAGCCATGCTTGTTCCAACCTGTGTTTTAGTGACTCATCGCATTAAATAAAAGCCTTGTGTAAAAGGAATAGCGTTAGCAGAAGGTTTAATTTCCTTGTTCTGATTTGGATAGGAACAAATGTAATTGAGCAATTGAGGGTATCAGGTTCATATTTGTACAGTTAAATTATATCAAACCCCAACTTTACCTGTTCTAGGCTTTGTTTATAAGATACCTCTTGTTATGGTAGGTAAAGCAACCACTATTTAAAGACAGTTCAAGTAGCATAGAGTGTGATTTTTGCACGTACAAGGTAAACCAGCCTTATGGTGGGCATGTAATTCATACTGTAATGATGCTGTCTGCACTTCAAGTGTAACTGTTATCCTCTATATAGACGTGCACTGCTGCCTTTGCCACCAAAGACAGACTGCGGACACACATGGTGCGCCATGAAGGAAAGGTATCGTGTAATATCTGTGGTAAACTTCTGAGTGCAGCATATATCACCAGCCACTTAAAGACACACGGGCAGAGCCAAAGTATCAACTGTAATACCTGTAAACAAGGCATCAATAAAAGTAGGTGAAcgttttaaaaacatttctaataaCAGTGTGTTTGCAAAGGGAATTGCCTTTGGTGACGTTAAAATGCCAAAACGCACCCCTCAGTCCTAGGGGTGCGTTTTAATAGGTGTGAATGCTCTATTCACACCtattaaaaatagatgtttGATAACAGAATCTTCTTCTGCTCAAGAATTGGCTTGTGTGGAATTGGTTTGCTGCTAGACTGTGCTCTTATCCCTGCAACTTGTGAGGGTAACCCATCTCTGTGAACAGAGAAGTTCCCAGGTTTTCTCAGTTTCTAAGTACTTGCTGAACTCAGGTGTGAAGCCTCCCCTAAAGCTCCTCAAAAATAGGAGAAAGATTCTTGTGCTTTCTCCAAGCTTTGACCCTTTGGGTTCGATGGTTCCTCCCTTTGGTATTAACTGacaggaaaagcttttaaatccAGCCCTGAAATGTTTTGAGCATTGATGGCATTTGAGTGGTGGTGTGCAGGAGTTCAGATGGGATGCTTGTAATAGTTCCTTCTAGTCTTAAAGTCTGTGGAAGTGCTGAAGCCTGAACCTGGGAGTGCCTCGTAAGGAAGGAAAGGCTTGATTTTCGCATCTTCCCTATTAAAATACCTGTAACTTAAGTTAACCCACATGGTTAATGGTACAGGATGGGTTTTCAGAGGGATCTAGAGGGAGAAGTAAGGATTGTCTTTGGAAACCTTGTCCTTAAAGCCTTTTGAAACAGTATTAATTTACAACATCTTTTCAGTGCCTATTACTGCTGGCTAATTTGAAGGTCCTGGGAATGTCTGAAATGCCTGATGGTTGAGCTTAACACAAAATCTGGGTGTGAAGTATTTTTCAAGGTATAGGGTTACAGCTCTGGCTTCCCAAGCCAGTTTGGGGCTGCTTGGCCACTTCACATGAGGCATTACAGCAGTTGTTGGAGGTGGAAATGATGAGCTGTTGGGTGGCCAGAGAGCAGTAACACACTGTTCTGTGATGTAAAGGTAAACTGAAAGTTTGAGGTCATACTTGGAATAACAAgtaaaaaggcttttttctttcaaaagctgaGATTTAGAACCAGTGTAGTTGGCTCAGCAGCTCGAAGTCTAGAGCCTGGAgacttttcttccattcttcctaaaatgcaaacaaaataatcagaaaGGAAGTCAGAGCAGATGTTCCTGACTTGCACTTTGTGTTTCAGCTCTTGGAAAAGTAGTTTTCTAAAGCACAGAATTAATTATGTGGTTTTAAGCACCTTTGATTTTTGCTCTTGGAATCCTGTGAGATTCCACACGCTGTTTATGGAAGAAGCCTTTGTGATGTCAGCAGAAAACAGAGTAACTTTTCAAGGTGAATTTGTGTTCTTACTTAATTGGCATAGCATGCATGAGTGAGGAGACCAGCAAtcagaagcagcaacagcagcagcagcaacagcagcaacagcagcagcagcagcagcagcaacaacaacaacaacagcaacaacaacagcagcaacagcagcagcagcagcagcacgtAACAAGTTGGCCTGGAAAGCAGGTAGAGACCCTGAGATTATGGGAAGAGGCCGtcaaagcaaggaagaaaggtAAAACAAACCAATACTTACAGTCTTGGCTTTGTAAGATATTGGAGTTGATAGTTGTATAGGGAGTTTAAGATGTCAGAAAAGGATGTCTTACATGAACGTTTCATTCTTAGTAATAGCTAGCAACTAGCAGGAGGATAACATGGCCAAAATTACCCTGTTGTAAATGAGCTCCTTATTACCCGCTTCCCTTTGGTCTGTGTGCATAGCAGTCATCATTATAAAGGGATGCTTGTGTCTGCTCCAAGGCAAGAGTGTGTTTTTTAGCCTTGCATGtggttttcagctgtgtttgtgCATATTTACCAGTTGTTAActtgtgtgcatatatatttatatgtatatacacacgTAACACCCTCGGTCATTGCATCATCATCAGTTTGCATGTGGGTGCTTTCTGTGTCCCTTTCATCATTTCTCCCCCACTTTATTCCATTGGCTTTAGCATCATGTAACTGGCTTTGCAGAAGGTTTTCTAGAACACAtagcttgtttgtttggggtattttcccctcattttaATTACAGAACTAACTCATAAGTGATCCCATTTGTCATTATCGCTAGCTCACAGCTTACATATAtgtctgctgctgccactgcagtTGAATGGCTTCCCGTTGTTGGTCAGTGTGTCAGTTTGTCTCAAAGAATAGGTTGCTGCAGTTTAGTGTAGCAGCAGTAGCTACAGTACTGCTACAGAACTGCTACAGTAGCAGTTCAGTAGCTTCAAGTCTTCAGTTACTTCTTTCTTACTCTTTCTCAACAGTTTGATTTCTAATGCCTGTCTGTGACTCTCCTTTTAGAAGGAATCCCTAGCCACCACTTGCTGCTTTCGCTAGCTGTTCTAGTAATAAATGTTATTGACTCaccttgttttttcttttctcctaagCTTACTTTCAGTAtcttcagtcttttttcttttctaggtCTTGTTTGTGTATTAGGCTGCTTAGCTCCTTTCGCCTTGGTTGTTATTCCAGTTGAATTCTGTGATCAGACAGTGTAGAAACAGCTTCATCATGTTCAAATGCAGTGATAACAGAAACGTTAAATACCATCAGGCCACTAGATAAAGCCAGAAGGGGGTCAGAGTTAGAAAATCTCTGAGAATTTTGGGTTTCTGCTTGTTCTTTCCCATGTCTTGTTCCCTCTGCCTTTCCTGTTCAGATGATTGAATATGCTCTCACATGAAGAGTGGGTTGGGGCAGACTGGTGGGTGAGGGAGGCGGGTGGGCAGAGGTGTTGTCAGTTGAGACGAGCTTAACTGAAGTGGGAGGGGGCACGGGTGGGATGTGTCTTTGCGTATTACTGTGCTTGGAAGGTGAAACTAGACCAGACAGCGCCATGCCTACGTGCTGCTCTTTCCATGCTGGTTCTCCTGTGCTTGTGCCCCCTGTTGCATTGGCTTTACAACACATTATGGGATACTTTTTTTTAGTCTAATACAACTTATTTTcacaatttattattattattattctttttttactctttcccttcctttccaccCCTCCTAGATATGGACTTTGAAGAACCAACAGTAACCCTTGAATGGGGCTAATGTTGCTTTCAAAGTTAACTCTGTCTTGGTACATTTGTATTGCCCAAGTGGCAAGAGTGGACTCTTTGCTCCTGGCTTACCTCCTGAAACGTGGGTGTAGACTGAGCTTGGTGTCCTACCCTACAAATGTGGAACAAGACACGGCTTAGAAGTGCTGTAACGTTGATGTAGGATGTATTTTTGTCGGTTTCTCTAGcacttttcccttccctttacCCGCCTCCACCAACCCGCTTCTGTTTTTGGAGCCTTCTAGTATGGGTAGCCGGCAGGTGGTGCTGATGGATGTGTAGTGATCCCTCCATGTCCTGGACCGCTTCTGCCCGCTCCCCAGTGCCCAGGCCTGCCaaacccccccctccccacccgGCAGCAGGGCCGGGCACTGATCTGCTCCTTGGCTGCTTTGTTCGGCACTTAATTCCTGCTTGCTGCAACACCCAAACCACCCAACCAACCCGAAACCCCACAGAGCAAACCAAGCTGGTGTGGAGCTGGAGCTTATGTGAAAGCTGAGGAGATGCTGGGGGTTGGAAGGTGTACTGGTAGCCTTGAGAATCGCTAAGTGTGGTCAGTGGAGCAGTATTTAGTAGCAATAATTAAGACTGAAATAAGCAGGTAAATATTGAAACGAGCTTTGCTTAATCAGTCCCTaataatgactttttaaaaCCTTCACAGAATGTCAGTTCACCTTTGAGAAGGCTATAGAGTACGTACCATTCGGTATGTACACTCTCTCCTCTATTTATAATGTTCCTCTTGGGAGGATGTCTTTGACTGTACAATGCTGTTTTTATGCACATGGAAACCCTCTTTATAAAACAACCTCGCTTGACTTCTCAGGGCAAAAAAAGATATTGCATTGAAATGAAATGCATGAGAGTTTGTATTTCTTGTAGGCTATAGAATGTTAACAGTTTTAACTTACTAATAATTCCTAAAGAAAATGATGCCAGAATTTGTACCTgttcttgtttgggttttgtttttgttcttttcttttgtttgtttgtttttttgcctttttatttatttattttaaatcttgtccatgggttttttttatgtgttaaaacctttttgtctttttatgtcTCATTTTTAGAAGCTGCTAACTTGTGCCAAACCTCCACTGCTGCTACTACGCCTGTGACTCTTACTACTCCATTCAATATAACGTCCTCTGTGGCTTCTGGGACTATCACAAACCCAGTCACAGTGGCAGCTGCAATGAGCATGAGAAGTCCAGTAAATGTATCAAGTGCAGTTAATATATCCAGTCCGATGAACCTAGGGCATCCTGTAACTATAACAAGTCCATTATCCATGACATCTCCATTAACGCTCACCACACCAGTCAATTTACCTACCCCAGTAACCGCTCCAGTGAATATAGCACATCCAGTCACTATAACATCTCCCATGAACCTCCCCACGCCCATGACGTTAGCTGGTCCCTTAAATATAGCCATGAGACCGGTAGAGAGCATGCCTTTCCTGCCCCAGGCCTTGCCCACGTCTCCTCCCTGGTAAAAGAGTTTCTAAACAGTattaaaaaggattaaaatggAATCCTTACCAGCAGTTCttttctgggtttttgtttgggtttattattatttctgttgctggggtttttttgtttcgtTTTGTTTCGTTTTGGTTTAGTTAATAATAAATTCAGACTAAGACACTGGGGCAACATGCACCATCAGAGACTATAGTAGCATCTTCCCCTGTTGATTTGGCTTGTATGGTTCAACCTTGAGTTTCACTGGAGCACTTGAGTTAACGCAAGTTTTCCCTCTTAGCTGACTGATGCTGAATTAGAGCAGATACTTATTGccagagtttaaaaaaaaacaaaaaaaaaacctaaaaaaacccaaccagttTTATGTTTTATCCCCCAAATTATAACTTAGAGAATTACTTTAATGTAAGCACTAGCAAAGACCCCTCTGTGTGTTTAACAGGGCGGATGGCTAATCTTAACTTGGCAGTTGTTTAAGTTTCTGAGCTAGTGTAGAATCCTTGTCTGtgttgatgttttttcttttaaggagtAAATGCATTACAATGttgtcatttaaaacaaaagaaaaatgcattttggagaaaaatatgcattttaccTTTGGGAATATGGTAATTTCAGGCAGCATTCCCTATGGGAAAGGTGATACCAGCTCTGATATGCAAAGCATATGATAACTTATCATTCTAACTTCAACGTATAATAGGGATTGTGACCTGATATTTGGAGATGTAAATATTACCCAACATATTACCCTAAGGGAATAGAGCATTGTAGTCAACATTTTGTTTAAGAAAGCTTATGGTTTGGTGAGAAACAGCCGTGGCTGACAGAAGAGGAGTCGAGATGTATGTAAACATGGTCTCTGAACAGTCAGACCCCTATGGGACTCTTATCTAGGAGCAAAAGGAGTGCTTTGAAACTTAAGAAATATTGCTTTAAGCTGGAAGATTCTGGAGGCACTGGGTATGATTTTTATGCCCTCTGCCTCCCAATCAGAGCCTGCTGGTGTTGCAGCAGGGGACAGACGTGTTAGTTGTTCACTAGAAGTTTTGTCTTATATTAAATTGTATACAGTTTTTATTCTAACCACTAACTAGGTAGGATGCCCCTCCAGGACAAGCAGAGAGCGTCTTTTAATTTCTCCCCTATTTCTTAATCAAGTGTTGTGCAAATCTGTTCAACTTTGTAAATATTTGCAAACATCATCATTTTTACGTTACTCTTCTATTGTGTTAACACATTTCTATCAGTTTGTGGGACTTTCTGGGGTGATGGTTTCAACTGTCCAGCCCAGAACTTCTCCACAAATGGTCACACATGTTTAAGCTacatgtgctttttatttcttaaccTGTTTATCTGTACATAAAGTAGAAAGCAAGATCTAGGGAAACAGCTATACTTTTTCGACTATCATGTCACATATTCACGTTTTTAaacctttgtttaaaaaaaaccaacaccctAAACCCAAGACTCtacattaaaaagacaaataaaataaagattacAGTTGAGATGTTTATATCTTAATGAAGTTGAAAGCTACAGAGATTAGAGTGTGTGCATTTTCACAGAGTGCTAGCAGGACTGACTAGTCAAAATGGACTGGCTGCTTCCGTTCCTACCCTGCCGTGTCAGTAACAAGCAGTGATTGCCAGGCTGCTGGCTCAGGTGACAGGTATCTGTATCATTACGTGAAACTGTTCTAGGGGCTTGGACTACAtagtaaaacaacaaaaaaaaaccacaaaaaaatagAGCTTagtgtaaaataattttataaatgaTCTTTTGTACTTTAGGACATCAAATTGTACAACTTTTGTATATATAAAAGCTTAGGAACTTTCTGTTTAGCAGAAAGGAAACACATTCCTACACTTTTAATGTATATGTTTGTTATAATGTCCATGTAAACATATGCCCTATGTTTGTGCCTTTTAATTAGTTTGTCTCAATAAACAAAAATGTAGAGAAGAATATGTAGCTATGACTTTGTTACCCCTGTTCTGACTCCAGATGTGTAGAGGTCTTCGTTTTTGCACTGTGTAGAGCATTGCGTGCAGACAGCTGCATGACTTAGGCTGATCCGGCCGGAATGAGGCATGTGAAGGGCATGCACCCCAGGAAAACTCCCTCCTCCCGTAGTGTAGAGCAGCCCATGCTGGTGGGGCCGTGCATGTTGGGATGTGTAGTTTCCAAAGCATCTCTGCTACCCGTGGCAATGACACCAGCTTGCACCAGTTTTACACAGTAGGTCCGTAGCGTTCTGGGTCTGGGGACGCTGCAGAGATGACCCTTAGATGAAGTTTGGGTGTCCCTGAGCTTAAAACAACCCCCAAGAAGCATTAAGAGCCAAGATGAAAATGTGTACGAGAAGTGGTTATCTATGAATTACTGACAATAAACAGGTGTGAGACTTAATTGTATGTTGTCAATTCCTGTAGCATTGACAGTGGGTCCGTGCAGCCCCTGCTGCTGTTACTTATATCCCAGCAGCGTAGCAGTAGAATAAACACATTAAACACCGGCAAGGAGACTTTTCAACATGACAGAGGCTTCCCAAACCACTAAACCACGGTGCTCTTAGCAGGGCGTAGGAAAAGGGctgtttcctcttttattttatgttgGTTCTGCTCGAATGTACCTGGTTTATGTCCACAAAGCTACATTAGCTAATTGTCAACCTGTTTCATCTGTACTTGGGTAAACATTTGCTTTGTACTGTGTATAAATGGTTCCGAGGTGTGCTCCTCGGCTGTCTCGACGCGGACATGAATTTCACGTTGTAATGCCATCGTACGAAATACATTTAAGCTGTTTTTTGACACCCAAAAGCTACCTGGTCAAGTAGTTTATACAGCATGCATGCTACCTTCTAATCGCTGGTTCATCCACAGTCTAACGAGGCGGCTGCTGTCGGGAGACGACGCCTCGTGTCACGACAGCGATGAGCCCTTCGCACGGCAGCTCGTGTCGCTGCGGCGCCGGGGAGTTGAGGCTGTAAGCAAATGGTGGATGTGAAGAACAGATGCTCCTGTTACACCGAGTTAGTTGCGATGCAGCTGATGCGCTTAGCCTAGTTTATTTCATGGAAACTTTTAAGCTGGATCTAGTCCAACATCCAGGGAagcctgctgctgccgctgATGGGAGCGGCGTTTACATCCAGCCCGCTCAGGTCTCCGATTGCAAGGAGCTCAATaaggggtttcttttttttcctccttaagtTTCCATGAGCATCCGGCCTTAGGCTTAGCACCGACTGGAAGTTTGGAAGTTGCGTTTTGCCTTGGAAGGATCGGTGCAGTGCAAAGGCAGAGCAGATCAGTGGCACGAGAGCTCGTCCTGCGGGCAAAGGGAGCCACCGGTGCCCGGCTCAGTGCTGGCTCAGCACTGCGGGCAAGTGGGCACAGGGAAGTAAGTATGAGAGCGCAGCCACCcgtgctgcaggagctgcgcCACAGGGGTAGCTCGAGTACGGTGTTGTCTTGGTTTGGAGCACCCCACCGCTTCCAGAGGGTGTTTGTGGGGAGGAGGAATGTGGGATTTGACCGTCTGTGTCTTACCAGTGGGGAGTTACCCCTGGGTGTTGCCAAGAGGGAAGATTTCTGTCCAGATCACGGCTAAGACAGACGTGTTCTCCTCAGTGTGTGAGTTACGTTCTGTTTGCCCTTGTTCACAAATAAAAGATTGgtggttttccccttcttaCAATAACTTTTTCTTGCGAGTGGCAGAAGGAAGCCAAGTATTGAATGTGTTTGCCTTTGCCCACGAgagctttaaagaaaagcagcaaacccCAGTAAGCTGTTTGAGCTGCAGCAATCCCAGGTTACATAAAGGGGCTGGGGATTAGCCGGGGGCATTACGGGTGGCGATAAGCCCTCCCAGTTCTGCTTGTTCTTCGCTCACTTTTATTTTAGCAGCGGTCCCTCTGAGCTGTGTTCTCAAGCTGCTTTGGGTTAATTTGGAAGGCTCAGGGTTAGCTTCCCCCCAAAGGATGAAGGAAGGAGAACTTGGCTTTAAAGAACACTTGAGAGCATCCAGTCCACTGCTGTTTCCTTATCTTGGGGTCCCTGTGCGGGTGGGGAAGCAGCCTGCAGTTCTTCAGTGCTCGGTCCTGCCTTGCTCTGTTGATGGCTCAGTTTCTCCCTCTCAAAAATAGatttcacattattttcaaAAGGCAGCTATTAAAAGCACTTCCAGTTTTTAAATGCCATCGAGGTCTGTCTCAGTGCTTAAGTGGCCCTTTTTTAGCAGTGCTTTTCAGGCTAAGTAGGGAGTGTAGAAAGAAATCTCTTCCTCTCCTAATTGTCAGGCAGAATAAAACCCCATCCCCTTCTACCTGTTCGTGTGATTCCGCATGTTTGTACTCCTTGCTTATCTTTGGATCATTCACTCGCAGCTTCCAGAGCAGCCACCGAAGGATGACAGAGGAACTACGTGCTCGTTTTTAGGTCAAAAATAGCTTTCACCTTTAAGCGCACAAGGCTCGGGGACTGCTTCCTAATCAGAAAAAGAATGCCTGAGCTCCCATTGCGAATCCATTTTACAGCTGTGTTCACATTCGACTGTCAGCCCCTGCTGAAAACCGAGCACTGAGGTCTTGACCTAGAAACAGCCTTTTTTGgtattgctttggaaaaggtATTCCAGTGCTGGGAGAAGCCGAGCCAGGAGCTCAGGCCCTCATCC
Coding sequences within it:
- the VEZF1 gene encoding vascular endothelial zinc finger 1 isoform X1, producing MEANWTAFLFQAHEASHHQQQAAQNSLLPLLSSAVEPPDQKPILPLPITQKPQPAPETLKDAIVGIKKEKPKTSFVCTYCSKAFRDSYHLRRHESCHTGIKLVSRPKKTPTTMVPLISTIAGDNSRSSLVSTIAGILSTVTTSSSATNPSSSAGATAMAVTQTTKKPSKPVKKNHACEMCGKAFRDVYHLNRHKLSHSDEKPFECPICNQRFKRKDRMTYHVRSHEGGITKPYTCGVCGKGFSRPDHLSCHVKHVHSTERPFKCQTCTAAFATKDRLRTHMVRHEGKVSCNICGKLLSAAYITSHLKTHGQSQSINCNTCKQGINKTCMSEETSNQKQQQQQQQQQQQQQQQQQQQQQQQQQQQQQQQQQQQHVTSWPGKQVETLRLWEEAVKARKKECQFTFEKAIEYVPFEAANLCQTSTAATTPVTLTTPFNITSSVASGTITNPVTVAAAMSMRSPVNVSSAVNISSPMNLGHPVTITSPLSMTSPLTLTTPVNLPTPVTAPVNIAHPVTITSPMNLPTPMTLAGPLNIAMRPVESMPFLPQALPTSPPW
- the VEZF1 gene encoding vascular endothelial zinc finger 1 isoform X2 → MEANWTAFLFQAHEASHHQQQAAQNSLLPLLSSAVEPPDQKPILPLPITQKPQPAPETLKDAIVGIKKEKPKTSFVCTYCSKAFRDSYHLRRHESCHTGIKLVSRPKKTPTTMVPLISTIAGDNSRSSLVSTIAGILSTVTTSSSATNPSSSAGATAMAVTQTTKKPSKPVKKNHACEMCGKAFRDVYHLNRHKLSHSDEKPFECPICNQRFKRKDRMTYHVRSHEGGITKPYTCGVCGKGFSRPDHLSCHVKHVHSTERPFKCQTCTAAFATKDRLRTHMVRHEGKVSCNICGKLLSAAYITSHLKTHGQSQSINCNTCKQGINKTCMSEETSNQKQQQQQQQQQQQQQQQQQQQQQQQQQQQQQQQQQQQHVTSWPGKQVETLRLWEEAVKARKKEAANLCQTSTAATTPVTLTTPFNITSSVASGTITNPVTVAAAMSMRSPVNVSSAVNISSPMNLGHPVTITSPLSMTSPLTLTTPVNLPTPVTAPVNIAHPVTITSPMNLPTPMTLAGPLNIAMRPVESMPFLPQALPTSPPW